The Clostridium sp. AWRP genome has a window encoding:
- a CDS encoding ASKHA domain-containing protein: MNILNKKFKLIINSEKGKDIIRVKPGENLFNVLMDKGIFIDSPCNGKGICGKCKVKVIKGLKEPTPLDIKQLTKEELESGFRLSCNFTINEDAEIVLLEKNKDMEVLINGTEQQYTLDTVVKKKYLVIEKPSINDQRDDYRRLSDACESDDLLIGLQYLPQISNLLRGADFNVTASLYKNRLLHLEKGNCLQQNYGLAVDIGTTTIVIYLLNLNDGKVIDIDSRVNNQRSYGADVVSRINFTIENPKGLGILRDNIISQLNDMIELLCKKNSISEDNIYDIVIVGNTIMIHLLLGLPCENITKSPYIPVVTKALELEAKEIGIKTKGMVSLLPGISAFVGSDITAGILSCGMLNSEKYSLLLDLGTNGEIALGNKNEVVTCSTAAGPAFEGTNIKHGIGAVKGAISKVDLSRDKIYETIGNEKPCGICGSGVLDAVAQFVKFGILDEAGRMAGADEVENKDYQNRIVEIDNMRQFILVQNSIHEESITFTQKDVREVQLAKAAVCAGIKILLKEKNIKFNEIEKVYIGGGFGNYMDIESSVDIGMIPKELKGKIESVGNCAGGGAKTYLLSKQIRESAVDIINKTTYIELSKREDFQEYFIDSMILD; encoded by the coding sequence ATGAATATTTTGAATAAGAAATTTAAACTTATTATTAATTCAGAAAAGGGTAAAGATATCATAAGGGTTAAACCAGGTGAAAATTTATTTAATGTATTAATGGATAAGGGAATATTTATAGATAGTCCCTGCAATGGAAAAGGAATTTGTGGAAAATGTAAAGTTAAAGTAATAAAAGGATTAAAGGAACCTACTCCACTTGATATAAAACAGTTAACTAAAGAAGAGTTAGAAAGTGGATTTAGGTTATCCTGTAATTTTACTATAAATGAGGATGCAGAAATAGTACTTTTAGAAAAGAATAAAGATATGGAAGTGTTAATAAATGGGACAGAACAGCAATATACTCTAGATACTGTAGTGAAGAAAAAATATTTAGTAATTGAGAAACCATCCATTAATGATCAACGAGATGATTATAGAAGGTTAAGTGATGCTTGTGAAAGTGATGATTTACTTATTGGTTTACAATATTTACCCCAAATAAGCAATTTGTTAAGGGGAGCTGATTTTAATGTTACCGCATCACTTTATAAGAATCGTCTTTTACATTTAGAAAAGGGTAACTGTTTGCAACAAAACTATGGATTGGCTGTAGATATAGGCACAACTACTATAGTAATCTATTTATTAAATCTAAATGATGGGAAAGTAATAGATATAGATTCAAGAGTTAATAACCAGAGGAGTTATGGGGCTGATGTGGTTTCAAGAATAAATTTTACTATTGAAAATCCAAAGGGATTAGGTATATTAAGGGACAATATTATAAGTCAGCTTAATGATATGATAGAACTGTTATGTAAAAAAAATAGCATAAGTGAAGATAATATATATGATATAGTTATTGTTGGAAATACTATTATGATTCACCTATTACTTGGACTTCCATGTGAAAATATAACTAAATCGCCATATATCCCAGTAGTTACAAAGGCACTGGAGCTTGAAGCTAAGGAGATAGGAATTAAGACTAAAGGCATGGTAAGTTTACTTCCTGGTATATCAGCTTTTGTAGGAAGTGATATAACTGCGGGTATATTATCCTGTGGTATGTTAAATTCAGAAAAATACTCATTATTATTAGACCTTGGGACTAATGGAGAAATTGCGCTGGGCAATAAAAACGAAGTAGTAACTTGCTCTACGGCTGCTGGACCAGCTTTTGAAGGTACCAATATTAAGCATGGAATTGGTGCCGTAAAAGGAGCTATAAGCAAGGTTGATTTATCAAGGGATAAAATATATGAAACAATAGGAAATGAAAAACCCTGCGGAATATGCGGTTCAGGAGTGCTGGATGCTGTGGCACAGTTTGTGAAGTTTGGAATATTAGATGAAGCAGGTAGAATGGCAGGAGCGGACGAAGTGGAAAACAAGGATTATCAGAATAGGATTGTTGAGATAGATAATATGAGACAGTTTATTCTAGTACAAAATAGTATACATGAGGAAAGTATTACCTTTACACAAAAGGATGTACGAGAAGTTCAATTAGCAAAGGCTGCTGTATGTGCTGGTATCAAAATACTTTTAAAAGAAAAGAATATAAAATTTAATGAAATAGAAAAAGTGTACATTGGCGGTGGATTTGGTAATTATATGGATATAGAAAGTTCTGTTGATATAGGCATGATACCCAAAGAGCTCAAAGGTAAGATTGAATCTGTTGGCAATTGTGCAGGTGGTGGAGCTAAAACTTATTTGTTGTCAAAACAAATAAGAGAAAGTGCAGTAGATATTATTAATAAAACGACATATATAGAGTTATCAAAAAGGGAAGATTTTCAGGAATATTTTATAGATTCTATGATACTGGATTAA
- a CDS encoding corrinoid protein, with translation MSKIEEVKVNLEAGKTKLIKGLVQEALDEGSKAEDILQAMIDSMGVVGDKFSTGEIFVPEMLIAAKAMSRGVEVLKPHLASGSSASLGTCIIGTVAGDLHDIGKNLVSMMMESTGFKMVDLGVDVPADKFVEAVKGNENVKIVACSALLTTTMAALKKTVETLKESGLKGFKIMVGGAPITAEFAASIGADAYTPDAGSAAIKAKELAMA, from the coding sequence ATGTCTAAAATTGAAGAAGTAAAAGTTAATTTAGAGGCAGGTAAAACTAAACTTATTAAAGGATTGGTGCAGGAAGCACTAGATGAGGGAAGCAAAGCAGAAGATATACTTCAAGCTATGATTGATTCAATGGGTGTTGTAGGTGATAAGTTCTCCACAGGAGAAATATTCGTACCTGAAATGCTAATAGCAGCAAAAGCAATGTCAAGAGGTGTAGAAGTGCTTAAACCCCATCTTGCAAGCGGGTCTTCAGCTTCCTTAGGCACATGTATTATTGGCACAGTAGCAGGAGATTTACATGATATTGGGAAAAATCTAGTTTCAATGATGATGGAAAGTACTGGATTTAAGATGGTAGATCTTGGCGTAGATGTACCTGCTGATAAATTTGTTGAAGCAGTTAAGGGAAATGAAAATGTAAAAATAGTAGCATGTTCAGCACTTCTTACTACAACAATGGCAGCTTTGAAGAAAACAGTTGAGACTTTAAAAGAAAGTGGATTAAAAGGATTCAAGATAATGGTTGGTGGTGCTCCTATAACAGCTGAATTTGCAGCTTCAATAGGCGCAGATGCATATACACCTGATGCAGGCAGTGCTGCAATTAAAGCTAAAGAATTGGCAATGGCATAA
- a CDS encoding uroporphyrinogen decarboxylase family protein — protein MLTKRQNLLETIKGGNPDRFVNQYEFLNIIMEVPLGVEFNYGSTWKDNWGITWQWPEGQLGSFPVHDAEHIVLKDATEWKESVKFPTIPTSDEAWAPAIAHANSVDRNEEFVAPFYAPGIFEMTHHLMGMENALMSLYEEPEAMHELIDALTQYELDFAKVIVEKIHPDCIFHHDDWGSQKNSFVAPKMFEEFFLPAYKKIYGYYKANGVELIVHHSDSYAANLVPYMIEMGIDIWQGVMNTNNIPELIKQYGGKISFMGGLHSGLIDFPDWTLENCIKHVEEACKANGKKHFIPCLTAGLPQGYFPNVYETVTKAIDEMSKKMF, from the coding sequence ATGTTAACTAAAAGACAGAATTTACTCGAAACTATTAAAGGTGGAAATCCGGATCGTTTTGTTAATCAATATGAATTTTTGAATATTATCATGGAAGTGCCTTTGGGAGTTGAGTTCAATTACGGTAGTACTTGGAAAGATAATTGGGGGATAACATGGCAGTGGCCAGAAGGTCAGCTTGGTTCTTTCCCTGTTCATGATGCAGAACACATAGTTTTAAAAGATGCTACTGAATGGAAGGAATCCGTTAAATTTCCTACAATTCCGACTTCCGATGAAGCCTGGGCTCCGGCTATTGCTCATGCCAATTCTGTCGACCGTAACGAGGAATTTGTGGCACCTTTCTATGCCCCAGGTATCTTTGAAATGACACATCATCTTATGGGTATGGAAAATGCATTAATGAGTTTATATGAAGAACCTGAAGCTATGCATGAGTTAATTGATGCCCTTACTCAGTATGAGTTGGATTTTGCAAAAGTGATAGTTGAAAAAATTCATCCAGATTGCATTTTCCATCATGATGACTGGGGCAGCCAAAAAAACTCTTTTGTGGCTCCTAAAATGTTTGAAGAGTTCTTTCTTCCGGCTTATAAAAAAATCTATGGTTACTATAAAGCCAATGGTGTTGAATTGATTGTTCACCACAGCGATTCTTATGCTGCTAACCTGGTTCCATATATGATTGAAATGGGCATCGATATATGGCAAGGCGTTATGAACACTAATAACATTCCTGAACTAATTAAGCAATATGGTGGAAAAATATCCTTTATGGGAGGGCTCCACAGTGGTTTGATTGACTTTCCGGATTGGACACTTGAAAATTGTATCAAACATGTGGAAGAAGCCTGCAAAGCTAATGGAAAGAAACACTTTATTCCATGCCTGACTGCGGGTTTACCTCAGGGGTATTTCCCAAATGTATATGAGACAGTAACTAAGGCAATAGATGAAATGAGTAAAAAAATGTTTTAA
- a CDS encoding methyltetrahydrofolate cobalamin methyltransferase, which translates to MIIIGEKINGAIPSTGKAIAAKDAEFIRNLAIKQTEAGADFIDVCASVDDDIELETMKWLIDIVQDATDVPIAVDSPNAHTCVEAMKYCKKPGLFNSVSMEGDKIDVAFPAIADTKWQCVALLNSDKGIPKTAKDRLDVFADLMAKAKEYNIDPSRMHIDPLIEMLCTSEEGITMVTEVMKKIKELYPTIHVVGAVSNISFNIPARKIVNQAFAVLAMNAGMDSFILDPLNQDLVGMLFATEALLGEDEYCMEYIRAYREGIFGKKK; encoded by the coding sequence ATGATAATAATTGGTGAAAAAATTAATGGAGCAATTCCTTCCACGGGTAAAGCCATTGCAGCAAAGGATGCAGAATTCATAAGAAATCTTGCAATAAAGCAAACAGAAGCAGGTGCAGATTTTATTGATGTTTGTGCTTCAGTAGATGATGACATTGAACTGGAAACAATGAAATGGCTTATAGACATTGTACAGGATGCAACCGATGTGCCAATCGCAGTTGACAGTCCTAATGCCCACACATGTGTAGAAGCCATGAAATACTGTAAGAAACCGGGTCTTTTCAATTCTGTGTCAATGGAAGGGGACAAGATTGACGTAGCATTCCCTGCAATTGCTGATACAAAATGGCAGTGTGTTGCGCTCTTGAACAGCGACAAAGGAATTCCAAAGACTGCTAAAGACCGTTTGGATGTATTTGCAGATTTAATGGCAAAAGCAAAAGAATATAATATAGATCCGTCTAGGATGCATATTGATCCCTTGATTGAAATGCTGTGTACATCAGAAGAAGGGATTACTATGGTAACCGAAGTTATGAAGAAAATCAAAGAATTGTATCCTACGATTCATGTTGTTGGAGCTGTTAGTAATATCTCCTTTAATATTCCAGCCAGAAAAATTGTCAATCAGGCATTTGCAGTATTGGCTATGAATGCAGGAATGGACAGCTTTATTCTTGATCCATTAAATCAGGATTTGGTAGGAATGTTGTTTGCAACAGAAGCACTATTAGGTGAGGACGAGTACTGTATGGAATATATTAGAGCATATAGAGAAGGAATATTTGGTAAAAAGAAATAA